The following nucleotide sequence is from Flavobacteriales bacterium.
CTAACCGCCAGCGAAGCCGACAAAATAACGCGTGACAAGGATTCCTTGTTTAAATATTTGTTAAAACTTCGCATTAATCAGGATATTTTGGGCGGATATTCGGTGGATGATGAACTGACCTATTTAGCCACACAAAAAGTGCGTGAGGTAAACCAATTGCATGAAGAAAGAGACGAAATAAGATTCAAACTATGCGACACCTCTCACATGACGGCCTACGAACTCTACACCATGATGGTGTATGGCGAAGATGAGGTTTATACATCGAGTTTTCTTGGACTTTTTAACCGTATGATGCAACGTATGAAAGAAAAATCATCATACGAATTTTTGTATAATATGGGCAGAAACAAATACCGAACATTCATAAAAATGTGTGCCGCATACAATGTTTTGCCCGAATTTTTATCAAAAATGAGCATTTGGGAAAGGCGGTCTCTTTTTAATTCGTTTATCGGTGGGTTAGACAAAGAGCTAAATCCGCTGGAACAAGCGGTGGCCGTGGCCGACACCTATGGCAGTTTAAAAGATGATACCACTAAAAATATTTTTGAAACCGCTTTAAAGAAAGAATATCAAAATGTGCGTTGGACAAGTGTGGAAGCTCAAAAACTCTATGGCCTATTGTTAGAACTACTCCACATAAACTCAGAATCTGAAAGCCTTAAAGAAGATTTGGACGGTTTGGTATCTATTGCCACAGAAAACTTGTTTAAAAAAGGAGAACACGTGCAACAACATTTCTTTTTTGATGATGAAGACGGCTGGGCCAGTTACGCATCGTTTGTTGGCACATTTCAACGACCCGGATGGCAAATATTAGACAAAGGTCATTATGTTATTATCCAATCTACTGCCGGGAAAAAAGTAAAAATTTATGCCAATAAGGCCAAAGACGAATATGATGGGCAGGATGATTTAGCCGCCTTGTTTAAAGAAACAAAACGCTACCCGGATGCCGTTATTCACAGAGGACACAGTTATTACGCCAACATTACTATCGAGACCATTACGCCCAATGCGGACTTAGTAATTCTTGGCTCTTGCGGTGGGTATAACAACATTAGTAAGGTACTGGATTATGCTCCAAGTGCTCAAATTATTTCGAGCAAACAGGTAGGAACTATGTATGTAAACAATGAATTGATTTTTACGATTTGCGAATACATTCGTACCGGAAAAGACTTAAACTGGGAAGTTTTGTGGCCAGAAGTGAAACGCAAAATTGGCTCAAACTCGGTGGTGCAAGAACGATTTGACGATTACCTTCCACCACACAAAAATATGGGGGCTATTTTGATAAGAAATTATCGAAAATCACTTTAATTCACACAATTGTTCATAAACCGTTGACTTTATTTACACCGTAGAGACAATAGGTTAAAAGTATATCTTTACCTTTGAAACGCTATGTGTAGTATCATCAAAAAAACGCTCTCGTTGGGATTTGGGATATTAATTTTCTCTGTTTCCATGGCCGCCAAAGATTCTATTCCGCAATACTTTGGCAATCATCAAGACGATTTAGAATCAATTGCCGTAAGTAAGAATATCGTTGCCACAGGCTCGTGGGATAAGAAAATTCAGCTTTTTAAATCAGATTCTACCCACACCTATATTCAGGAACTTTCGGGTCATAATGCCGCTGTTTCGGCACTGCGTTTTACCTCTGATGGAAAAATGCTTGTATCAGGAGGGAAGGATTATAAAATTATTATTTGGAACACCGAAAACCCCGATAACGTTGAAAAAGTAAAAGAACTGAGCATGGTACACAATGCAGGTATAAACAGCATTGCAACAGGTTCTTTAAAAGGTGTTATATACTCAGCCGGAGACGATGGAAGAATTGTTATCAGCTATTATGTAAAAGGCACCAGCCGATTCATCGACAACAAAATACCTATAAATGAAATTGCTGTAAGCCCCAACAATCAATTGATTTACTGTGCCGACGAATCTGTAAATCTGAAGCAATACAACATGCTTGGCGGTTTACTTAGAGAGTTTAAAGGCCACACGGATGAAATAAATGCCGTGGCGTGTAGTAACGACAACCTTATGGTGGTGACCGGAAGTAGCGACAAAACAGCCATTATTTGGAATGTGAGTAATGGAAAACCTAAAAAAGTGCTTTCCGGACATGGTTGGAAGATTACTTCTGTAGCCTTTAGCCCCGACAATAAATACGTAATTACCGGAGGCACAGACGGGATGGTAAAAATATGGGATGCAAACAGCGGAGAAGAAGTGGAATCTTTCTTTGATGAAAAAATAAGAATCCGTCAATTAGATATTAGTTCTGATCTTACTAACATTTATGCTGCCGTGCAACTAAATACCGAAGTGCAACAGGTTTCGTATAAAGCCATCGTTTGGAATACCGGAATGAACATTAAACCAGCCGTAACCGCTCTGCCGAATACATCAACAAACGGAAATACAATCCGAAACGGAAATACTCAAAACAAAGAAACCAACAATGCCACTTCTAAAACTACCTCCGAACCATCCAAACCTTCCCCATCAAAAAATGGAACTACAAATGGTAGCAAAGAAGTATTTTCGCGGGGTGACGAAGTGAAAATATCGATAGAAGATGAGTAGCGAAAAATTTGATTCTGGAAAAGCCCCCGAACCGGTTGGTTTATATCCGCATGCCCGAAAAGTGGGCAACCTATTGTTTTTGAGCGGGGTTGGCCCAAGAGAGCGGGGAACCAAAAAAATACCCGGTGTTGAATTGGACGAGAATGGAAAAATAATTTCCTACGACATTGAGACTCAATGTCACTCTGTATTTAGAAACATTCGATACATATTGGAAGATTCCGGCAGCAGTTGGGATAACATTGTGGATGTAACCGTTTTTTTAACCAACATGAAAGATGACTTTGCCACATACAATCGATTGTATGCCGAATACTTTAAAGACAATCAACCATGCCGCACCACGCTGGAAATCAATTGCTTGCCCACACCTATAGCCATTGAGCTAAAAGTGATAGCGACCATTTAATTGCCCTATTACCAATCTACTTTTTGGTAATCCTTATAAAGACACCCAAACTCAGGTGTTTCATTTAAAATCTGCACAATATTGTGCATTATTCTTGATGCTCCATCCACTGGGTCTAAGGGGGGAATTTGTAATTTCTCGAACTGGTCATTTCTTCGGGCCTCAGATGCTCCGGTTGAAATCCAGCCAACGTCAACCGAATTCATAAAAATATTGTACCCAGCCAAATCAGAGGCAGATGTTTTGGTAAGCATATTCAAAGCCGCTTTAGTCATGTTTGTATGAGGATGAAATACCGTTTTGTTTTTATAACTGAACTGCCCTTCTGACGAAGTTACATTCACGATAATTTTAGGTTGATGAGGCAGTTTTATCATTAACGGTTTTAATTCCGACACAAGCAAGTATGGCGAAATTTGGTTGATCAGATTTACTTCAAGCAGTTCTTCCAATTCAATTTCACCTAATTTGGAGTTCCAGCTATTCTTTGTCCGATAATCTATGGGCTGACCAAATCTGTTTTTGGTTTGGGGAAAATTCTCCAACTCCGGCAAAAACTTATTTGCCTCCTTTTGAATTGGTGTAGAATTGGCTACTACCATAATGGTTGCAGCCTCTATATTTTTAACTTCTTTTGATATGAGTCCGGAATAGTATTCAATGGGATATTTGATGGTTTGAGCCGCATTGTTGATGAGTATATCCAAACACTCCAATTGATTTTTGCAAAATTCAACAAAGTCATACACAGCCTTCAAATTCCTCAAATCTAAACCATAAATAATCAAACGGTCTTTCCAGACCGCAAAGTCCGATTCTTTAGAAAACTCACTCCAAGCTGCTCCCGGAAAACGGGTGGTAACCACAACCCGAGCATTGCACCGAAGCAACCTCAAAGCCGTTGCAAATCCAACCTTTATTCTCCCACCTGTAACAATGGCCGTTTTACCTGACAACTCGATGCCCAACGAGCGGTTTGCATAGTTTAGGGTTGCACATTCCAGACACAGTTTATGGTAAAAAAAGTGCAACTGATTGTACAAATTGTGGCAGATATAGCAGCGTTTCGGATTCTTTAGTTCCGTAAAGATTATGTGTCTGGAATCATCGCTATGGGTAAAATAAGAAGCGTTATTTTTTGCGTTGGTAATGATTGTAGTTGATGAAATTAGCTCATTATCAATTTTCTTCGGATTTATCCACTCTTTATCAAGGTTTATGGTTTTTTGCTTTGCCAATTGCTTTTTGGCCTTTTTAGAAATTTTTGAAATTATATTTTTAAAACGATCATTATCAGGATTATTTAAGGGGTCTTCCACTAAAGATTCCAGCACTTTCATGCATGCATCCCATTCTTCCTGACTGAATTTTATTATTTGATTATCCATTGTTGATCAAAAAATGAGGATACCTGCAAGAATCGAACTTGCTTTTCAGGTTTGTTCACCAGTTTCCTGACCATTAGAAGAAGGTATCCTCTAATTATCGCAGTAGGACTCGAACCCACGACCTCCCGCAGTGCACGTCGGGTAATCTTACCAACTGATATACACGATAATTAGCTCGAATTAAAACAAATTATCCCGCATTAAAAATTTTTTTGCTATGAATTAGGCGAGGTGCCACAGAACGAAACATTCCGCAATTTTTTTGATAGCATTTTTAATAAAATTTCAATTGATTTGTAGAACAACAAAAAAAGTGAGCCAACAATTGTTTTATAGAGCCATTACAGAACTTCGCCGAGATGGTAGTTTGGTTCTTTACCAGAACATTTTTTTTATTGCCGGTGCTGAAGAAACCGAGGTTGCACTTTTTTTAGAAAATGAATATCAGCTTGAAACAAATGGCTACCTGCTCGATGTTCCACCTTTTGATGCCAAAGCTGCGCTATGGGCCGCACGCCTGATTTATCATGCTGCCCAATTTATTTTATACAGAGCAAACAGCATTGCAAGCATTGACGAATTCATTGTTGATTATGAAGCCGAGCCCAACGCCTCATCAGTTTTAAGTGCTGACCTTTGTTTACGCTTTATGCCAATGCTTGTTGAAAGTCTTAGAAAAATTGAACCATCAGACCCGCTTATCGACAAACTATATCAAATAATGAGAAAGTGGCACTTTTCTGGAATAGCCATAACAAAACTATTTGATAATCAGGAAATTGACTTTAATCTCTATGTTAAAAATGCACATCTTTCGAGAGAATACATTAATCGAATTGTTACATTTAGAAATGTAAATCTGGCTCGACATCCAGCATGGCACACTGCCGCAAAAGATGCCATGGGCTTATACCAAGAAACCTTTTGGCCAAATCTAATCAACGTATAGCTTTATTCTGAAAAAAAATGGGGAACAGTCAAAATTTAATTAAACTTCAGGAGGTTTTAAACTACCTAAAAAACTCTTTTGTTGGCAAAAATGAAATTATAGATATACTAGGTATTAGCCTAATAGCTCGGGAGAATGCCTTTTTATTTGGCCCTCCAGGAACGGCAAAATCGGCCATTGTGCGTATGCTTTCCGCGTGTATTGAAAAGGGCAAAAACTTTGAATATCTGCTTACGCGGTTTACCGAACCCAACGAAATTTTTGGCCCGTTCGACATACGTAAACTTAAAGATGGCGAATTGGTAACAAACACCGACGGCATGATGCCCGAAGCCTCCATGGTGTTTTTGGACGAAATATTTAATGCCAACAGTGCCATATTAAATAGTTTGCTGACCTCTCTAAATGAGCGAACTTTTAGAAGAGGCAAAGAAACCCTAAAGCTGCCCACTTTGATGTTTGTGAGTGCGAGCAACTTGCTCCCGGAAGATGAGGCATTAGCGGCCTTGCTGGATAGGTTTTTGATGCGGGTAAGATGCGACTATGTGGACACAGACCTTATTGGCGAAGTTTTATTAAAAGGCAGATCGTTGGAAAAATCTACCCAAACCGATATGCCAACCATAACACCAAACGAAATTATGGAACTGCAAAGTCATTGTCTTAAAATTGACCTATCATTAATTACGGAGACTTATGTAGAACTCATTCATCGACTTAGAAATGCCGGAGTAAAAGTATCCGACCGCAGAGCCGTGAAATTGCAGAATCTCATTGCATCAAGTGCACTTATTTGTGGCCGCGACCAAGCTGAGATTTCTGATTTGTGGGTTTTGAAATACATTTGGGATACAGAAGAGCAAATTGAAATTTTGGCGGGAATTGTTAATCAAATACTGGAAAAATCGTCATCAGAAAAAGCACACCCACAATCTAAATTAAACACGCTGCCGGATGCTGAGGAATTAGCTTCTGATATTGACAAACTGCTATACAACTGGCAAAACGACAAACTTTCGCTGGATGAACAAAACACGATGAAAGACAAACTTCGTTATTTACAATCGAGGGTAAACTGGGTAAGCAACAAAGAGCATCGCACCTTTTTGCAGGAAAAAGTGGATTTGCTATGGAGCAATATGCTTAAATCGGTATGAGTTTTTTCATTCAGATACGAAATTATGAAAAGGAAAGTCTCTACTTTTTGAGAGAATATCCGTTTCTCAGAGTTGCCACCGATGCAGAAAACCTGTGGCTTGCTGACTTTGATGAAAACTTCATTAAACTTCCTCAGATTATTGCCATTAAAAATTTGGTTATTTATAGGGAAGAGGCAAACATTCTGTTTCCTATAAACAGCAGATTACCGGCTGGCAAAGTGCCCGAGGTTTTGTGGACTCCAATAGCTCATTTTTTGCCTGTTACAAAGCCAAAATACAACCACAATTTCTTCGGCATTCATGATAGACTATCAATAAATTTGACACCCTACGACACGCCACAACCCATTCAAGCAATTCTTTCTCCATTAAATTTACTCAAAGACTATATAACTGGAGTACCCAGATTTAGATATGGCCACCTTAAATGGGTACAAATTGGTGAAGAAGCATTGGTTTTTGGTAGTCCTTCGGCCAGTATGCAGGGCAAAAGCTACTGGCAACTTGGGTTTCATTTGCTGCCGGAAGGTTATCATTTTGAATTCCCTCTTTTAGCAGATACAATCCGCAAGGTTTTTCGCAAATCAAAGGATTCGATGTTGTTATGGGAGTTAGATGGCAGTCATACCGCCATTCCATTCGACTATTTTACCCACCTTGCCCCAGATTCATTTGCAGAATTAATAAGATGAAATCAAAACTAATACATATCAAGGATTACTTTCTGCCGGGTAGTAACTATTCGCCCTTTTGGCAATATTCTGAAAATGCCCAAATAATTGAGTTCGACGGAAAAACTATTTGTTATACCAATTATCTTTTGGAAGTATTGGAAACGTTCGAAAACGACAGGCGGCCTCCATTAACACCCTTATTGTTTGCAATAATGGCTACCAATGAAGATGGAATGCAACAAATCGGTAAACTTATTAGCACCAGAGGCGAGTTTTATAAGTTCTTGCAAAACATTCATGCATTGCCAGAATCTTACAAAACAAGTGCAAACAGAATCGTACTTTTTAACACCTTGTTTAAAAACGCACCTGAAAAATATACTTTTTATACCGACAACCTACCATTGGCTCAGGCCTTCGGAAAATATAGAACATTATTTTCGGAAAATAAACCGCCGGAAAAGTGGTGGGCAAATGGGATATTAAATAATTCTAAACCTCTCTATAGAATCATATTTCCTACCACCAAATCCATTAAAGATGCCATCGACTCCAATCCATTTGTTATTCCAAGAAATAAAATCACACTACCCCCCATTTTGCCTGCCAATAATGATACGTTCATAAATGAATTGATTGACCAAAGAAAGACAGAAAAAATTGGGCTACTGATACCGAGTTTGCTTGCGGGTTTGAGAATTCCGGTACATCACTCCGAACCCGGAATTCAGCCAATGGGTGGCACAGCCGACATAAGCAACAAAGGCGATTTATCCAGACTATTATTATCGGAGTTGGCCAATGACGACGACACCCTAATGTTGCGATTGGCAAACCAAGAGGCTCTTTATCTTGAACGGGAGACACCCCCAAAACGAAGCAACAAAACCAGATATATCCTTATTGATGTAAGCCTAAAAAATTGGGGAAGCCCAAAAATAATGGCTTATGCCGTTGCATTGGCGTTGGCCATTCATCCACAAAACGATATAAGATGCGAAATTTGGGTTTTGAGCGGAGAATCATTTTTCTCCATTGAAACCAACCCACCAAATCCGATGCTGATTGAAAACTCCCTGTCAACGGTAAGTACAAATCTGCATTCAACCACTGCCGCCACAAATCTTATTAAATCTCTTTCTGCAAAAAAAGATTACGAAATTGTGCTGATACACGAACACTCCATCCAATACGAAGAGTGGCAAGTATGGTTAACCGAGCAGAGTGAAAAAATCAAATTTATCATTCACACCGAAAGAAACGGCAACCTACACGTGTATGAGAAAGGCAAACTCGGAAAAAGAAAAATACAGAGTATGATGCTGGATTTGGACGTAAAAAGAACGTGGAGTAGAAAGGTAATAGAAACCCCAGAAAAATATTACAACCATTCTGATTTATCCTTGGAATCGGTGCCTATTCTATTTCCTGCAAACCAATGGGCAGATGACATTGTACTTTCTCCAAAAACAATATTTCTGATTCAGGGTTCCCACATATTTGCCCAATGGAGTTGGTTTACGGGAGAAAAACCAAATAAAGATGATATACGTAACAATCTTTTCAGGCCAATACCTTTGACTTACCAAACCAAGCATTGTGGCATCATTGTTTTGGGTAAAAAAATATTCCTGTTTCAGTATTTAGAAAATAGAGGCGAGGTTTTGATTACTAACATACAAAAAAATCAAACCTACGACACTATCAAAGTTTGCTATCCAGGCGATGAAGTTGAGGTGTTTTTTGACTTAAACAGCTTTTTTATTACTGTTTCGGATAAGGTTTATAGCATTGACTCAAATCTAAAACTTATCAGTCATGATTGGAGATATGTTGGAAAAATACACAAAAAAGTTAGTGCTCGAAAACGTATAACAATGAAAAAAATAGGGTTATACCCGCTTCGTTATCTTTTTCGCATCGAACAATTCCTTCCTCACGTTTGGGAAACTCCCGAATACATCAAAATCAACTCATTAGGTTTTAATACTCATACAGCCTTCTCCTTTTTCGAGTTTAAAAGCCACTTAACATCGAAAAAAGATTTTGAGATAATTGGTTACCGCGACAATGACCAATACACTTTTAGCGACGGCAGTTGCATAATTGATACAAATTGTGGTATCCTTATTCTTAAAAGTTCCAATAATAAAGTACCGCCTATATACCTAAACAAAAACCCCTATGTTACCATTTGTGCTACCCAAGAACATTTATGTATCTCGGAAACTTCCATGATTGATGTATATAAGAGGTGGACTCCCGAGACGGTGGAATTATACATAACAAAACTAAGAGGTGAAAAACGATTGATGATAGACTACATACATCAAACAAATCAAATACCTATTCCGAAGATTCATCAATGGGTTAATGATTTTCTTGACTCAACGGATTCTCCTCTCATAGTTAAATGGAGTCACGCCTCGACATTGACAGCGGGGCTAAAAAATAGGTTCAAAACCGAAACTTCCTATAAAATTAAAAGTTTTGCTGACAAATCTAACAAGATGTTAACCATTCTTGAACAAGAAGAATTTGAAGAACAAATTTTATTTCCATTTATAAATACAATTATTGAACATGAACTTAAAACTCACACCCGCAGATAAAAGCAAACATCCTATTGCAGGATTTATCATTCGGTCGGCAAACATGCACGATTGGTTGATTGAATTAAACGCACTTCCCTTAAGAAGGCAGGATTTTGAATTGTTTGCTTTGCCCGGCGATGAAGCCAATACGGTTTGGGGTTGTTTTGTTTGGTTAATAAATCCAATAAATTCAAACATTCGTCATCGAAATCAGCGGATGCAACAAATAGGAAATCAGCTCTTTATACCAGAATATACGGACATTTTTCCGAGGCTAAATGCAACCGAAATAGACAC
It contains:
- a CDS encoding WD40 repeat domain-containing protein; this translates as MCSIIKKTLSLGFGILIFSVSMAAKDSIPQYFGNHQDDLESIAVSKNIVATGSWDKKIQLFKSDSTHTYIQELSGHNAAVSALRFTSDGKMLVSGGKDYKIIIWNTENPDNVEKVKELSMVHNAGINSIATGSLKGVIYSAGDDGRIVISYYVKGTSRFIDNKIPINEIAVSPNNQLIYCADESVNLKQYNMLGGLLREFKGHTDEINAVACSNDNLMVVTGSSDKTAIIWNVSNGKPKKVLSGHGWKITSVAFSPDNKYVITGGTDGMVKIWDANSGEEVESFFDEKIRIRQLDISSDLTNIYAAVQLNTEVQQVSYKAIVWNTGMNIKPAVTALPNTSTNGNTIRNGNTQNKETNNATSKTTSEPSKPSPSKNGTTNGSKEVFSRGDEVKISIEDE
- a CDS encoding SDR family oxidoreductase, whose translation is MDNQIIKFSQEEWDACMKVLESLVEDPLNNPDNDRFKNIISKISKKAKKQLAKQKTINLDKEWINPKKIDNELISSTTIITNAKNNASYFTHSDDSRHIIFTELKNPKRCYICHNLYNQLHFFYHKLCLECATLNYANRSLGIELSGKTAIVTGGRIKVGFATALRLLRCNARVVVTTRFPGAAWSEFSKESDFAVWKDRLIIYGLDLRNLKAVYDFVEFCKNQLECLDILINNAAQTIKYPIEYYSGLISKEVKNIEAATIMVVANSTPIQKEANKFLPELENFPQTKNRFGQPIDYRTKNSWNSKLGEIELEELLEVNLINQISPYLLVSELKPLMIKLPHQPKIIVNVTSSEGQFSYKNKTVFHPHTNMTKAALNMLTKTSASDLAGYNIFMNSVDVGWISTGASEARRNDQFEKLQIPPLDPVDGASRIMHNIVQILNETPEFGCLYKDYQKVDW
- a CDS encoding RidA family protein codes for the protein MSSEKFDSGKAPEPVGLYPHARKVGNLLFLSGVGPRERGTKKIPGVELDENGKIISYDIETQCHSVFRNIRYILEDSGSSWDNIVDVTVFLTNMKDDFATYNRLYAEYFKDNQPCRTTLEINCLPTPIAIELKVIATI
- a CDS encoding AAA family ATPase, which codes for MGNSQNLIKLQEVLNYLKNSFVGKNEIIDILGISLIARENAFLFGPPGTAKSAIVRMLSACIEKGKNFEYLLTRFTEPNEIFGPFDIRKLKDGELVTNTDGMMPEASMVFLDEIFNANSAILNSLLTSLNERTFRRGKETLKLPTLMFVSASNLLPEDEALAALLDRFLMRVRCDYVDTDLIGEVLLKGRSLEKSTQTDMPTITPNEIMELQSHCLKIDLSLITETYVELIHRLRNAGVKVSDRRAVKLQNLIASSALICGRDQAEISDLWVLKYIWDTEEQIEILAGIVNQILEKSSSEKAHPQSKLNTLPDAEELASDIDKLLYNWQNDKLSLDEQNTMKDKLRYLQSRVNWVSNKEHRTFLQEKVDLLWSNMLKSV